One Malus domestica chromosome 11, GDT2T_hap1 genomic region harbors:
- the LOC139189439 gene encoding uncharacterized protein, whose protein sequence is MVFSCPNMLLANHLKPIYVAAHLEWVPFKRILIDGGAAVNVLLVKQMKRIGRGTKDLIPTDLTVSSFSGAITKTHGILPLEVDLGSKQIMLAFFVVDCTSTYGALLGRDWIHQSLAIPSTLHQQVAVYHKAGTDGLGFWEMVEAESQPFLPTANVAEASFYNPNV, encoded by the coding sequence ATGGTGTTCAGCTGTCCAAACATGTTACTAGCCAACCATCTTAAGCCAATATATGTTGCAGCTCATTTGGAATGGGTGCCtttcaaaagaattttaattGATGGAGGAGCGGCTGTTAATGTACTACTAGTCAAGCAAATGAAAAGGATAGGGAGAGGCACAAAAGATCTTATTCCCACGGACCTCACGGTTTCAAGCTTCTCGGGCGCTATCACCaaaactcatgggatattgcccTTAGAAGTGGATCTGGGGTCTAAACAAATCATGTTGGCATTCTTTGTGGTAGATTGCACTTCCACCTATGGAGCCTTACTTGGGAGGgattggatccaccaaagtCTCGCCATACCCTCCACTCTACATCAACAAGTGGCAGTTTATCATAAGGCAGGAACAGATGGACTaggcttttgggagatggtgGAGGCCGAATCACAGCCATTTCTCCCCACAGCCAATGTTGCGGAAGCgagtttctacaatcccaacgtaTGA